A stretch of the Polyangiaceae bacterium genome encodes the following:
- a CDS encoding type II toxin-antitoxin system VapC family toxin translates to MAEVVLDANVLVGLLDAGDVHHARARSLVDRLQADGHSTVLLDVLVGEAVSVLCRRRDRRTQPPQLEPALGFVRQWFQAGDVTGVQGEATRLAEDILDVVLATQGTLNFNDALLVVLRREGVIDSVASFDQGFDQVEGFGRIE, encoded by the coding sequence ATGGCTGAGGTCGTCCTCGACGCGAACGTCCTCGTCGGGCTGCTCGACGCCGGGGACGTGCATCACGCGCGTGCAAGGTCGCTCGTCGACCGGCTCCAGGCCGACGGGCATTCCACGGTGCTCTTGGACGTATTGGTCGGGGAAGCCGTGTCCGTGCTGTGCCGGCGACGGGACCGGCGCACGCAGCCGCCGCAGCTCGAGCCCGCCCTCGGGTTCGTCCGGCAGTGGTTTCAAGCGGGCGATGTCACGGGCGTCCAGGGCGAGGCCACGAGGCTGGCCGAGGACATCCTCGATGTGGTGCTCGCGACGCAGGGCACGCTGAACTTCAACGACGCCTTGCTGGTAGTGCTTCGGCGCGAGGGCGTGATCGACAGCGTGGCGTCCTTCGACCAGGGGTTCGACCAGGTGGAAGGATTTGGCCGCATCGAGTAG
- a CDS encoding LysR family transcriptional regulator, which translates to MPAISRAAAAPALDDLSGFVRVVELGAFAKAARELGVPTSTLSRAVSRLEAAMGVRLLHRTTRHVRVTEEGAELHLRVAPALLALRDAVRDVEASETVPRGRLRVTAPTDIAATFLSDVIGDFLRAHPEVDVELVATQRVVDLVAEGFDVALRAGVLRDSSLIARRLGEVEGWLCASPDYLARRGEPRALAELARHDLVLFRPTRGRARWELRVGSRETALEVRGRIACDDFSIVRATLLAGNGIGLVPSSAIARDVAEGRLVHVLGAATAGLGSLNVVYASSRHLPAKVSAFRDFLVERFASYAAAGVPRRRRSR; encoded by the coding sequence ATGCCAGCGATTTCGCGCGCTGCCGCCGCTCCCGCCCTGGACGACCTCTCCGGCTTCGTGCGCGTGGTCGAGCTGGGCGCCTTCGCCAAGGCGGCCCGGGAGCTCGGTGTTCCGACCTCGACGCTGAGCCGCGCGGTGTCGCGGCTCGAGGCGGCGATGGGTGTGCGCCTGCTCCACCGCACGACGCGCCACGTGCGCGTGACCGAGGAGGGGGCGGAGCTGCACCTGCGCGTCGCGCCTGCGCTGCTCGCCCTGCGCGACGCCGTCCGAGACGTCGAGGCGAGCGAGACGGTCCCGCGCGGACGGCTGCGGGTGACCGCGCCGACGGACATCGCGGCGACCTTCCTGTCGGACGTGATCGGCGACTTCCTCCGCGCCCACCCGGAGGTGGACGTCGAGCTCGTCGCCACGCAGCGCGTGGTCGATCTGGTGGCGGAGGGCTTCGACGTCGCGCTGCGCGCCGGCGTTCTCCGCGACTCGTCGCTCATCGCCCGCCGCCTCGGCGAGGTCGAAGGCTGGCTGTGCGCGTCACCCGACTACCTCGCGCGTCGCGGCGAGCCACGTGCGCTCGCCGAGCTCGCGCGCCATGACCTGGTGTTGTTCCGCCCCACCCGGGGTCGCGCGCGCTGGGAGCTCCGGGTGGGTTCTCGCGAGACGGCGCTCGAGGTGCGCGGGCGCATCGCCTGCGACGACTTCAGCATCGTGCGCGCCACCCTGCTCGCCGGCAACGGCATCGGGCTCGTCCCGTCCAGCGCGATCGCGCGCGACGTCGCGGAGGGGCGGCTGGTCCACGTGCTCGGCGCAGCCACCGCGGGGCTCGGCTCCCTGAACGTGGTCTACGCCTCCTCGCGGCACCTGCCCGCCAAGGTCAGCGCCTTCCGAGACTTCCTCGTCGAGCGCTTCGCGAGCTACGCCGCGGCGGGCGTGCCACGCCGGCGCCGTTCGCGATAG
- a CDS encoding YceI family protein, translating into MTTSRTTLGLVLGLTLSFSVACEDPTRDKPKAGAAAPVATAAAAPAADTQTLSFSAAGSKIEFVGAKVTGKHDGSFGQFTGNVKLVSGDPTKSQVSVEIDAASISSDNPKLTGHLKSPDFFDVEKFPKARFESTSIKAGGDKGATHTVTGNLELHGEKKSITFPATIKTENGSTSVDAEFSINRKDFGLNYPGKVDDLIRDDVLIKLTIRASAKPS; encoded by the coding sequence ATGACCACCTCGCGTACCACCCTCGGCCTCGTCCTGGGCCTGACCCTCTCGTTCAGCGTCGCCTGCGAAGACCCCACCCGGGACAAGCCGAAGGCCGGGGCCGCGGCCCCTGTGGCGACCGCCGCCGCCGCTCCCGCAGCCGACACGCAGACCCTGTCCTTCAGCGCCGCCGGCTCGAAGATCGAGTTCGTCGGCGCCAAAGTGACCGGCAAGCACGACGGCTCCTTCGGGCAGTTCACCGGCAACGTAAAGCTCGTCTCCGGCGACCCGACCAAGAGCCAGGTCAGCGTGGAGATCGACGCAGCTTCGATCAGCTCGGACAACCCCAAGCTGACCGGCCACCTGAAGAGCCCGGACTTCTTCGACGTGGAGAAGTTCCCGAAGGCGCGCTTCGAGTCCACCAGCATCAAGGCGGGCGGGGACAAGGGCGCCACGCACACCGTGACCGGCAATCTGGAGCTGCACGGCGAGAAGAAGAGCATCACCTTCCCCGCCACCATCAAGACCGAAAACGGCTCGACGTCGGTGGACGCCGAGTTCTCGATCAACCGCAAGGACTTCGGCCTGAACTACCCGGGCAAGGTGGACGACTTGATCCGGGACGACGTGCTGATCAAGCTGACGATCCGCGCGAGCGCCAAGCCGAGCTGA
- a CDS encoding IS4 family transposase, producing the protein MPRSPSVPIHRTLRKFLPPSLVEASARATGAFQRVRKVDAYALVWSLILGFSAGKVRTIAGLRRVYERVSRTTLEESSFYCRFTPALVRLLRQLLDGVLQQSWGLSRPASGRLNQFRDILIADSTVIRLHELLAKAFPACRTNHTRAAAKVHVVMCVAGAGKQTVKVTAERRHDRRALVLGPWARGKLLLFDLGYFDFRLFRRLDEIRGYFVSRLKRSSNPVIVAQNRRWRGRSVAVVGQCIWDVVDRLQREELDVTVQVRSRHRVYAGRCSSEVRTFRVVGVRDEASGEYHLYITNIGVEALQPADIARVYAVRWEVELLFKELKSHYRLDQIPSRKRAVVEAMLYAALLSLAASRALLHALRSAVRPGFVLPARRWSVLMSQHATDLLAVVIEGRDDPVLLDLLLHEAPDPNRRRLHLLQSVERRAHAYRAPGNSASSRRAAA; encoded by the coding sequence ATGCCCCGCTCGCCATCGGTACCGATTCACCGCACGCTCCGCAAGTTCCTTCCGCCGTCGCTCGTCGAAGCGAGCGCTCGGGCGACGGGCGCGTTCCAGCGCGTCCGGAAGGTCGACGCCTACGCCCTGGTCTGGAGCCTTATCCTCGGCTTTTCCGCCGGGAAAGTCCGGACCATCGCGGGCCTGCGTCGCGTCTACGAGAGGGTCTCGCGGACCACGCTGGAGGAGAGCAGCTTCTACTGCCGGTTCACGCCGGCGCTGGTGAGGCTGCTCCGGCAGCTGCTCGACGGCGTGCTCCAGCAGTCCTGGGGGCTGAGCCGGCCCGCATCTGGGCGGCTCAATCAGTTCCGCGACATCCTGATCGCGGACTCGACGGTCATCCGCCTGCACGAGCTGCTGGCCAAGGCGTTTCCGGCCTGCCGCACCAACCACACCCGGGCTGCCGCGAAGGTGCATGTGGTGATGTGCGTGGCGGGGGCTGGCAAGCAGACCGTCAAGGTGACCGCCGAGCGCCGCCATGATCGCCGTGCCCTCGTCCTCGGCCCGTGGGCTCGCGGCAAGTTGTTGCTCTTCGACCTCGGCTACTTCGACTTCCGCCTCTTCCGCCGGCTCGACGAGATCCGTGGCTACTTCGTGTCCCGGCTCAAGCGCAGCTCCAACCCGGTCATCGTTGCTCAGAATCGACGCTGGCGCGGCCGGTCGGTCGCCGTCGTCGGGCAGTGCATCTGGGATGTCGTCGACCGCCTGCAGCGCGAGGAACTCGACGTCACCGTACAGGTTCGCTCCCGCCATCGCGTCTACGCCGGGCGCTGCTCCAGCGAGGTCCGCACCTTCCGTGTCGTCGGCGTGCGGGACGAAGCCTCCGGCGAGTACCACCTGTACATCACCAACATCGGCGTCGAGGCGCTCCAGCCGGCCGATATCGCCCGCGTGTACGCCGTCCGCTGGGAAGTCGAGTTGCTCTTCAAGGAGCTGAAGTCGCACTACCGGCTCGACCAGATCCCGAGCCGAAAGCGCGCCGTCGTAGAGGCCATGCTCTACGCCGCTCTTCTCTCGCTGGCCGCGAGCCGAGCGCTCCTTCACGCCTTGCGCAGCGCGGTCCGCCCGGGATTCGTTCTCCCGGCACGACGCTGGAGCGTGCTCATGAGCCAGCACGCAACCGACCTGCTCGCCGTCGTCATCGAAGGCCGCGACGACCCAGTCTTGCTCGACCTGCTGCTCCACGAGGCCCCAGACCCGAACCGTCGTCGCCTTCACCTGCTTCAGTCCGTCGAGCGCCGTGCACATGCCTATCGAGCCCCCGGAAACTCAGCGAGTTCACGTCGTGCAGCGGCCTAA
- a CDS encoding 23S rRNA (pseudouridine(1915)-N(3))-methyltransferase RlmH, with product MTPPHRLARVVLLGQLHRGLSILKGEPYYCFVNVKTCVVAPAVTICLNSVVVDE from the coding sequence ATGACCCCGCCGCACCGCCTGGCGCGCGTGGTCCTGCTCGGGCAGCTCCACCGCGGGCTCAGCATCCTGAAGGGCGAGCCCTACTACTGCTTCGTGAACGTCAAGACCTGCGTGGTCGCTCCCGCGGTGACGATCTGCTTGAACTCGGTCGTCGTCGACGAGTAG
- a CDS encoding GMC family oxidoreductase: MTEPWDYVIIGSGFGGSVSALRLAEKGYRVLVLEKGRRFAKEDFAKDNWDLKRWMWNPALGLSGIFQMTFLRHVTILHGVGVGGGSLVYANTLPTPPDPFFANPSWKDLADWKNELLPHYATAKRMLGATPNPRVTVGDRVLREIARDIGREDGFRPTEVAVFFGEPGKEVPDPYFDGKGPERTGCTHCGACMTGCRVGAKNTLDRNYLYLAERRGARVLPETEVTAVRARPGGGYLLETRGSLDPAKRSSFEATNVVFAGGVLGTIPLLLAMREDPDGLPALSPRLGEFVRTNSESLIAVNAPDSTEDFTRGVAITSILHTDEHSHIEPCRYGAGSSFFRTLTLPHSPSRNPLARLLGVARDYVAHPKKWFGVYTTKRMSETTQILLYMRTLEGSLRLRLGKSAFTGFRRGVVSELSPGAQAPTAFIPEATDLARRFAEKVGGVLATLATETLMGIPTTAHILGGACMGRDAREGVIDHRHRVFGYDGLFVVDGAAVSANPGVNPSLTITALAERAMSFIPAKDAS; encoded by the coding sequence ATGACCGAGCCCTGGGACTACGTGATCATCGGCTCCGGCTTCGGCGGCAGCGTGTCGGCGCTGCGCCTGGCCGAGAAGGGCTACCGAGTGCTGGTCTTGGAGAAGGGCCGGCGCTTCGCCAAGGAAGACTTCGCGAAGGACAACTGGGACCTCAAGCGCTGGATGTGGAACCCCGCGCTCGGTCTGAGCGGCATCTTCCAGATGACGTTCTTGCGGCACGTCACCATCCTCCACGGCGTGGGGGTAGGGGGCGGCTCGCTGGTGTACGCCAACACGTTGCCCACGCCGCCCGATCCCTTCTTCGCCAATCCGTCCTGGAAGGATCTGGCCGACTGGAAGAACGAGCTTCTGCCGCACTACGCCACGGCCAAGCGCATGCTCGGCGCGACGCCGAACCCGCGGGTCACCGTCGGCGACCGCGTGCTCCGGGAGATCGCCCGCGACATCGGACGGGAGGACGGCTTTCGACCCACCGAGGTCGCGGTTTTCTTCGGGGAGCCCGGCAAGGAAGTCCCCGACCCCTACTTCGACGGCAAGGGGCCGGAGCGTACCGGCTGCACGCACTGTGGCGCGTGCATGACGGGATGCCGGGTGGGCGCGAAGAACACCCTGGATCGCAACTACCTCTACCTGGCGGAGCGGCGCGGCGCCCGAGTGCTTCCCGAGACGGAGGTGACCGCGGTCCGCGCGCGCCCCGGCGGCGGCTACCTGCTCGAGACTCGCGGCAGCTTGGACCCGGCGAAGCGGAGCAGCTTCGAGGCGACGAACGTGGTGTTCGCCGGCGGAGTGCTCGGCACCATCCCCTTGCTCTTGGCGATGCGCGAAGACCCCGACGGGTTGCCTGCGCTCTCGCCGCGGCTCGGTGAGTTCGTGCGCACCAACAGCGAGTCCCTGATCGCCGTGAACGCGCCGGACTCGACGGAGGACTTCACCCGGGGTGTGGCCATCACCTCGATCCTCCACACCGACGAGCACAGCCACATCGAGCCCTGTCGCTACGGCGCCGGCTCGTCGTTCTTCCGGACCCTGACTCTGCCGCACTCCCCGAGCCGGAATCCGCTCGCGCGCCTGCTCGGGGTGGCGCGCGATTACGTGGCGCATCCCAAGAAGTGGTTCGGGGTCTACACCACCAAGCGCATGTCGGAGACCACGCAGATCCTGCTCTACATGCGCACGCTCGAGGGCAGCCTGCGCCTGCGCCTGGGCAAGAGCGCGTTCACCGGCTTCCGGCGCGGGGTGGTCAGCGAGCTGTCGCCCGGGGCGCAGGCGCCCACGGCGTTCATTCCGGAGGCGACCGATCTGGCGCGGCGCTTCGCCGAGAAGGTCGGAGGCGTGCTGGCCACGCTGGCCACGGAGACGCTGATGGGCATCCCGACCACCGCGCACATCCTGGGGGGTGCGTGCATGGGACGCGACGCCCGCGAGGGCGTGATCGACCACCGGCACCGCGTCTTCGGCTACGACGGCCTGTTCGTCGTGGACGGCGCGGCGGTGAGCGCGAACCCGGGCGTGAACCCGTCGCTCACCATCACCGCGCTGGCCGAGCGCGCGATGAGCTTCATCCCTGCGAAGGACGCGAGCTAG
- a CDS encoding protein kinase has protein sequence MSDTQLIADRFETEALAGAGGMGSVYRARDRLTGSLVALKLLNAAPKNEWRFAREAELLAQLTHPGIVRHVAHGRLDEGRLWLALEWLSGEDLAARLAGRGLTMRESLILARRVAEALGAAHSIGVIHRDVKPSNVFLVEGDPLRPKLLDFGVARVVAANATRTGTTLGTPAYMSPEQARGERDLDARADVWSLGCLLFECLTGSPPFTGEHPMAILGKIVIARAPRVTELCPEVPAPVDELVARMLAREREQRPLNGNAAAVEIAELGELGVADRTTRSARRPSLTATEQRLLGVIMADSWRGQEVDLATAPTLTPVEMDDALGRARTIAAGFGGRLEAVAASSVIVTFTVGGTAAEQATRAARCALALRSALPAMRFAVSLGLGMMAQHTASGEVIDRAASILRAVTSLSPDGSPIALDSAAAGLLDAAFEIETHGELRLLVAEHDALDVGRTLLGKQTPCLGRDNEIRTLCDVLEESIGDPGARLALVTGAAGLGKSRVVSELGRVARARDVEVWVGRGDPMSAGAPYALAARALRRAARALDAEPLAVQRDKLRGRVSLRVPPGDVERVSAFLGEMAGIPFEEGEQVQLLAARRDAQLLGDQIGRAWVDLFRAEAAAGPLLLVLDDLHWGDLGSLSLALSLATSLPEMPVFTVMLGRPEVFEVFPRLREVRDLVELPLRKLSKKACAELARDVLGPGTQDERITQLVAQADGNALYLEELIRSIASGAGDGPPETVLAMVGARLEALEPEARRVLRACSVFGETFWPEGVSRLLGSRHAPRGEDWMPELCARELVTRQPGTKLPGREQYAFRHSLLRDAAYRMLTPEDRALGHRLAAEWLTEVGESNALLLAEHWDQAGESQKAALAYRRAAEQALAGNDFARVSACVKRAREIGAEGETLGQLLMIECDAIEWQGRHAEAAERAEEAALALPSGSLGEIHARLESGLHESRIGKLDRLVGAVERLAEHPEAFGDTRVAATLSRAIPQLLRAGRHELVRAAVEHLGRERSARTDDPVLEHAEHLAKAWVALFAGDLSGSLAHDEAGCAAAERAGNLRVACKQRADASYERLLLGDYTGALAGFQAALAQAERMGLENVRLSCLHNGGLVLARLGRLAEALDYEERAVQGYAKVKDWRLQGASHCYLSLIQLARGEAEAAEIEARMGSALMAETPATHGFGLACLAQVLLGRGKLEEALDVAGQAHESLEIAGQVEDGGQLIRLTHAEALAANGRTDEAREAIRRARDALLDAARPIQDPESRRSFLENVPENARTLALASDWLGSG, from the coding sequence ATGTCCGACACGCAGCTCATCGCCGACCGCTTCGAGACCGAGGCCCTGGCGGGAGCCGGCGGCATGGGCTCGGTGTACCGGGCGAGGGATCGGCTGACGGGCTCGCTGGTGGCGCTCAAGCTGCTGAATGCCGCACCCAAGAACGAGTGGCGCTTCGCGCGGGAAGCCGAGCTTCTGGCCCAGCTCACTCACCCGGGAATCGTGCGCCACGTCGCGCACGGGCGCCTGGACGAAGGTCGGCTCTGGCTGGCCCTCGAGTGGCTCTCGGGCGAGGACCTGGCGGCGCGCCTGGCCGGGCGAGGGCTGACCATGCGCGAGTCGCTGATCCTCGCGCGCCGTGTGGCAGAGGCGCTGGGCGCGGCCCATTCCATCGGCGTCATCCACCGTGACGTGAAGCCCAGCAACGTGTTCCTGGTCGAGGGCGATCCGCTCCGGCCCAAGCTCCTCGACTTCGGCGTGGCCCGCGTGGTCGCCGCGAACGCCACACGCACCGGCACCACCCTGGGCACGCCGGCCTACATGTCCCCGGAGCAAGCGCGGGGTGAGCGCGACCTGGACGCGCGGGCGGACGTGTGGTCGCTCGGCTGCCTCCTGTTCGAGTGCCTGACCGGCTCGCCGCCGTTCACCGGCGAGCACCCGATGGCCATCCTGGGCAAGATCGTGATCGCGCGCGCGCCGCGGGTCACCGAGCTCTGCCCGGAGGTGCCAGCGCCAGTGGACGAGCTCGTCGCGCGGATGCTGGCACGCGAGCGCGAGCAGCGGCCGCTGAACGGCAACGCAGCGGCCGTGGAGATCGCCGAGCTCGGGGAGCTGGGCGTCGCGGACCGGACCACGCGCAGCGCGCGCCGGCCTTCGCTCACGGCGACGGAGCAGCGCCTGCTCGGCGTGATCATGGCGGACTCGTGGCGGGGTCAGGAGGTGGACCTGGCCACGGCTCCGACGCTGACGCCGGTCGAGATGGACGACGCGCTCGGGCGGGCGAGGACCATCGCGGCGGGCTTCGGCGGTCGTCTGGAGGCCGTGGCGGCGAGCTCGGTGATCGTGACCTTCACCGTCGGCGGCACCGCTGCCGAGCAGGCGACGCGGGCGGCACGCTGCGCGCTGGCGCTCAGATCAGCGCTACCGGCCATGCGCTTCGCCGTGTCGCTGGGCCTGGGCATGATGGCGCAGCACACCGCGTCCGGCGAGGTGATCGACCGCGCCGCGTCGATCCTGCGCGCCGTCACCAGTCTGTCGCCGGACGGCTCGCCCATCGCGCTCGATTCGGCGGCGGCCGGACTGCTCGACGCCGCGTTCGAGATCGAGACGCACGGCGAGCTCAGGCTCCTGGTCGCCGAGCACGATGCGCTCGACGTCGGCCGCACCTTGCTCGGCAAGCAGACCCCGTGCCTCGGCCGCGACAACGAGATCCGCACGCTGTGCGACGTGCTCGAGGAGTCGATCGGAGATCCGGGCGCGCGGCTGGCGCTGGTGACCGGCGCCGCCGGGCTCGGCAAGTCGCGGGTCGTGAGCGAGCTCGGCCGGGTGGCTCGGGCGCGCGACGTCGAAGTCTGGGTCGGGCGCGGCGATCCGATGAGCGCCGGCGCTCCATACGCGCTCGCCGCGCGGGCGTTGCGCCGTGCGGCGCGTGCCCTGGACGCAGAGCCGCTGGCCGTGCAGCGCGACAAACTGCGCGGCCGCGTGTCGCTCCGAGTCCCGCCCGGCGACGTCGAGCGCGTCTCGGCCTTCCTGGGCGAGATGGCGGGCATCCCCTTCGAGGAAGGCGAGCAGGTGCAGCTCCTGGCCGCGCGTCGCGACGCGCAGCTCTTGGGCGATCAGATCGGCCGCGCCTGGGTGGATCTGTTCCGCGCGGAGGCCGCCGCCGGGCCCCTCTTGCTGGTGCTCGACGACCTGCACTGGGGCGACCTGGGCAGCCTCAGCCTGGCGCTCTCGCTGGCCACGAGCTTGCCGGAGATGCCCGTCTTCACCGTGATGCTGGGCCGTCCGGAGGTGTTCGAGGTCTTTCCACGGCTGCGCGAGGTGCGCGATCTGGTCGAGCTGCCGCTGCGCAAGCTGAGCAAGAAGGCCTGCGCGGAGCTGGCGCGGGACGTGCTCGGTCCGGGGACCCAAGACGAGCGCATCACGCAGCTCGTCGCGCAGGCCGACGGCAACGCGCTCTACCTGGAAGAGCTGATCCGCTCCATCGCGTCGGGCGCCGGGGACGGCCCGCCGGAGACGGTGCTCGCCATGGTCGGCGCCCGACTCGAGGCGCTGGAGCCGGAGGCGCGGCGCGTGCTGCGGGCGTGCAGCGTGTTCGGCGAGACGTTCTGGCCCGAGGGCGTGTCGCGCCTGCTCGGCTCGCGCCACGCCCCGCGCGGCGAGGACTGGATGCCGGAGCTCTGCGCGCGAGAGCTGGTCACGCGCCAACCCGGCACCAAGCTGCCCGGACGCGAGCAGTACGCCTTTCGTCACTCGCTGCTGCGCGACGCGGCGTATCGCATGCTGACGCCGGAGGATCGGGCGCTCGGCCACCGGCTGGCGGCGGAGTGGCTGACGGAGGTCGGCGAGAGCAACGCGCTCTTGCTCGCCGAGCACTGGGATCAAGCCGGCGAGTCGCAGAAGGCCGCCCTGGCCTATCGCCGCGCGGCCGAGCAGGCGCTGGCGGGCAACGACTTCGCTCGGGTCTCCGCCTGCGTGAAGCGGGCTCGGGAGATCGGCGCCGAGGGCGAGACCCTGGGCCAGCTCTTGATGATCGAGTGCGACGCCATCGAATGGCAGGGGCGGCACGCCGAGGCCGCAGAGCGTGCGGAGGAAGCCGCCCTGGCGCTTCCCTCGGGCAGCCTGGGTGAGATCCATGCCCGACTCGAGAGCGGGCTGCACGAATCGCGGATCGGCAAGCTCGACCGCCTGGTGGGCGCCGTCGAGCGGCTGGCGGAGCACCCCGAGGCATTCGGAGACACTCGCGTCGCGGCGACGCTGAGCCGCGCCATCCCTCAGCTGCTCCGGGCCGGGCGCCACGAGCTGGTGCGCGCCGCGGTCGAGCACCTGGGGCGCGAGCGCAGCGCGCGCACGGACGATCCCGTGCTGGAGCACGCCGAGCACCTGGCCAAGGCCTGGGTCGCGCTCTTCGCCGGCGATCTCTCGGGGAGCCTCGCGCACGACGAAGCCGGCTGTGCGGCCGCCGAGCGGGCCGGCAACCTGCGCGTCGCCTGCAAGCAGCGCGCGGACGCGAGCTACGAGCGCCTCTTGCTCGGGGACTACACCGGAGCCCTGGCGGGCTTTCAAGCCGCGCTCGCGCAGGCGGAGCGCATGGGTCTCGAGAACGTGCGCCTTTCGTGTCTGCACAACGGCGGGCTGGTCCTGGCGCGGCTCGGGCGCCTGGCCGAAGCCCTCGACTACGAGGAGCGCGCGGTGCAAGGCTACGCGAAGGTGAAGGACTGGCGCCTGCAGGGCGCTTCGCACTGTTACCTGTCGTTGATCCAGCTGGCGCGCGGCGAGGCCGAGGCTGCCGAGATCGAGGCGCGGATGGGCTCGGCGCTGATGGCCGAGACCCCAGCCACCCACGGCTTCGGCCTGGCTTGCCTGGCGCAGGTGCTGCTCGGGCGGGGCAAGCTGGAGGAGGCGCTCGACGTGGCCGGGCAAGCCCACGAGAGCCTGGAGATCGCGGGACAGGTCGAGGACGGCGGCCAGTTGATCCGCCTGACCCACGCCGAGGCGCTCGCCGCAAACGGGCGCACGGACGAGGCCCGGGAGGCCATCCGGCGCGCCCGCGACGCCCTGCTCGACGCTGCCCGTCCCATCCAGGACCCCGAGTCCCGGCGGAGCTTCCTGGAAAATGTGCCGGAGAACGCCCGCACCCTGGCGCTGGCGAGCGACTGGCTCGGGTCGGGGTGA
- a CDS encoding AAA family ATPase: MNPVRLLRSTINLGKDDPELLRVNMSRLIGATFAPPEPWARSIFGFVKGHFAHHLECPSIQTVRDYFEAIDEIEVLEHVRDIQATPLYGRTDFAALLDNWTQEQLDIRVATVALEAKDIAIKGRTIKNGKNPVTQKGAKDALDFLAAETSNIVLGPGEQKSHGEFRRDARETWEDYLAAEADRGKSAGRFVGIEEIDVVCRGVKKGELWLHAGFPGELKTSLALTWAYNLVTRYRCNVLYVSLEMTRKQLLRLLHVMHSAHKRWGGRPTLDYRKVRDGELSADDKAFLQGCITDIETSPEYCALDIWCPDREVTLAEIKQYAEQMHRRKEVGLVIIDHGGLVRLDGRWREYTVALNTVLRDSKKMALQFNHGGGIPVLMLFQINRQGKDEADKANGRYKMSALSYANEAERSADVITTTYLNDEHRANGTTLIGNLKNRDNPLFKPFLASVNFGCRYLSGGCLGPAGEDGFSEGDL; the protein is encoded by the coding sequence ATGAACCCCGTTCGGCTACTCCGCTCGACGATCAACTTGGGCAAAGACGACCCCGAGTTGCTTCGAGTCAACATGTCTCGGCTCATTGGAGCGACGTTTGCGCCCCCGGAACCCTGGGCTCGTTCAATCTTCGGCTTCGTGAAGGGCCACTTCGCCCACCACCTGGAGTGTCCCAGCATCCAGACCGTACGAGACTACTTCGAAGCGATCGATGAGATCGAGGTGCTGGAGCATGTCCGCGACATCCAGGCTACCCCGCTCTACGGCCGCACCGACTTCGCAGCACTCCTCGACAATTGGACCCAGGAGCAACTCGACATCCGCGTGGCGACCGTCGCCCTTGAGGCCAAGGACATCGCCATCAAGGGCCGAACTATCAAGAACGGGAAGAACCCCGTTACCCAAAAGGGCGCCAAGGACGCCCTGGATTTCCTGGCCGCAGAGACTTCCAACATCGTGCTCGGGCCTGGTGAGCAAAAGTCCCACGGGGAGTTTCGTCGGGATGCCCGAGAGACCTGGGAGGATTATCTCGCCGCCGAGGCAGATCGAGGCAAGTCGGCCGGCAGGTTCGTCGGCATCGAGGAGATCGATGTCGTCTGCCGGGGTGTCAAGAAGGGCGAACTCTGGTTGCACGCTGGGTTCCCCGGCGAGCTGAAGACCTCCCTCGCGCTGACCTGGGCGTACAATCTCGTCACCAGGTACCGCTGCAACGTTCTCTACGTGAGCCTGGAAATGACCCGGAAGCAACTTCTCAGGTTGCTCCACGTCATGCACTCCGCCCACAAGCGGTGGGGTGGCAGGCCGACCCTGGACTACCGCAAGGTCCGCGATGGAGAGTTGTCTGCCGACGACAAGGCGTTCCTCCAGGGGTGCATCACCGATATCGAGACCAGCCCGGAATACTGCGCCCTCGACATTTGGTGTCCGGACCGTGAGGTTACGCTCGCCGAGATCAAGCAGTACGCGGAGCAGATGCACCGCCGCAAGGAAGTCGGGCTGGTGATCATCGACCACGGAGGGCTCGTGCGACTCGACGGCCGGTGGCGTGAGTACACGGTCGCATTGAACACCGTCCTTCGGGACTCGAAGAAGATGGCTCTCCAGTTCAATCACGGAGGGGGAATTCCGGTGCTAATGCTCTTCCAGATCAACCGTCAGGGGAAGGACGAGGCGGACAAGGCAAACGGCCGGTACAAGATGAGCGCCTTGTCCTACGCCAACGAGGCCGAGAGATCGGCCGATGTCATCACCACTACATACCTGAACGACGAGCACCGGGCGAACGGGACCACTCTCATCGGGAACCTGAAGAACCGGGACAACCCCCTGTTCAAGCCCTTCCTTGCTTCGGTGAACTTCGGTTGCCGCTACCTCTCAGGAGGTTGCCTTGGACCGGCTGGTGAGGACGGGTTCTCAGAGGGAGACCTCTAA